From Elusimicrobiota bacterium, the proteins below share one genomic window:
- the rfaE1 gene encoding D-glycero-beta-D-manno-heptose-7-phosphate kinase — translation MDSATYDRIAALVKNFSGRKITVLGDLMLDRYVKGTVRRISPEAPVPIVKVAEEFTVCGGAGNVAINLAKLGAKTSIISVTGKDSAAKKLSHELKTACVDASGLIATDEEATIEKTRVIAEHQQVVRFDRDPLKPLSPGLEKRALHTLERQLKNGAEAVIFSDYGKGLLCPAVIIRAIRLCRARRVPIFVDPKVEHFRLYKKVACITPNTMEAFGGMGLPQKDGTPEVEALGRKIISELRCRSLLITRGEHGMTLFTAPGARPRALHIPTKAREVFDVTGAGDTVISLFALAWSAGASPEDAAITANFGAGVVVAKLGTASVSKEELLESMRSWIKTA, via the coding sequence ATGGATAGTGCGACTTACGACAGGATAGCCGCCCTGGTAAAAAATTTCAGCGGCCGGAAAATTACCGTCCTTGGCGATTTAATGCTGGACCGCTACGTAAAGGGCACGGTCAGACGCATCTCGCCTGAAGCCCCGGTGCCTATAGTGAAAGTGGCTGAAGAGTTTACCGTCTGCGGCGGCGCCGGGAACGTGGCCATAAACCTGGCAAAACTCGGAGCCAAAACCTCCATCATCTCTGTAACCGGAAAAGATTCAGCCGCTAAAAAGCTGTCACATGAGCTTAAAACGGCCTGCGTGGACGCTTCAGGCCTTATCGCCACAGATGAAGAGGCGACCATAGAAAAGACCCGCGTGATAGCCGAGCATCAGCAGGTAGTCCGTTTTGACCGCGATCCGCTAAAACCCCTTTCCCCCGGCCTTGAAAAACGCGCCCTCCATACCCTGGAACGGCAGTTAAAGAACGGAGCCGAAGCGGTTATATTTTCCGATTACGGGAAAGGCCTGCTCTGCCCGGCCGTAATAATCCGCGCTATACGCCTTTGCCGGGCGCGCCGGGTGCCGATTTTCGTGGACCCGAAAGTTGAGCATTTCAGACTATATAAAAAAGTTGCCTGTATAACCCCTAACACCATGGAAGCCTTCGGGGGCATGGGCCTGCCCCAGAAAGACGGAACGCCGGAAGTGGAAGCTCTGGGCAGAAAAATAATTTCAGAACTGCGCTGCCGCTCGCTTCTTATCACCAGGGGAGAACACGGAATGACGCTTTTTACGGCGCCCGGAGCCAGGCCCCGCGCGCTGCACATCCCCACTAAAGCCAGAGAAGTTTTTGACGTAACCGGAGCGGGTGACACCGTAATCTCGCTTTTTGCCCTGGCCTGGTCCGCGGGCGCGTCTCCCGAAGACGCGGCAATTACCGCTAATTTTGGAGCCGGCGTAGTGGTCGCC
- a CDS encoding DUF3108 domain-containing protein, whose product MAFKKISYPSALSLICLLLAALSADGETVPLISTGPVPLVSTSPVPPVSAGPVALPGGKLLRHPYQDLEAVQIFTPSASRIFPTVEGKSTQTWAGFPLLGETLEYDISWGLMTVGHAWLKVDKLVMIDGKPVYHITSRSKSAAFINNFFRVDDINEAWLDPETLKSFGYYKKIQEGGYFYNEWVLFDTPSKIFRGERMNRKREITKFDGPLEGPVNDVLSAMYAVRVMELKTGSALEIKVNTRRNWAMTVKVLRAEKAKTDYGKFKCYVVEPRVGDEGIFVPKKGKRMFVWLTDDNLRLPLILKAEIFIGSVTAKLVKRTVDQPELKR is encoded by the coding sequence ATGGCTTTTAAAAAAATCTCTTATCCTTCAGCGCTTTCTCTCATCTGCCTGTTATTGGCGGCTTTGAGCGCGGATGGAGAAACTGTGCCGCTGATTTCCACCGGACCTGTGCCGCTGGTCTCCACCAGTCCTGTGCCGCCGGTCTCCGCCGGCCCTGTGGCGTTGCCGGGTGGCAAACTTTTGCGGCATCCCTACCAGGATTTGGAAGCCGTGCAGATTTTTACACCATCGGCTTCCCGCATCTTCCCAACGGTTGAGGGTAAATCCACCCAGACTTGGGCGGGGTTCCCCTTGCTCGGGGAAACGCTTGAATACGATATTTCCTGGGGCCTTATGACGGTTGGACACGCCTGGCTTAAGGTAGATAAACTTGTAATGATAGACGGAAAGCCGGTCTATCACATCACTTCCAGGTCGAAGTCCGCCGCCTTTATTAATAACTTCTTCCGTGTGGACGATATAAATGAGGCCTGGCTTGACCCGGAAACACTTAAATCTTTCGGCTATTATAAAAAAATCCAGGAGGGCGGCTACTTTTACAACGAATGGGTGCTTTTTGACACGCCGTCAAAAATTTTCAGGGGTGAGAGGATGAATAGAAAAAGGGAAATTACCAAGTTTGACGGCCCCCTTGAGGGACCGGTAAATGACGTGCTTTCCGCCATGTACGCGGTGCGCGTCATGGAGCTCAAAACCGGCTCAGCCCTGGAAATAAAAGTAAACACCAGGCGGAACTGGGCCATGACAGTTAAAGTCCTGCGCGCTGAAAAAGCCAAAACGGATTACGGCAAATTCAAGTGTTATGTGGTGGAACCCAGGGTGGGAGACGAGGGGATATTTGTTCCCAAAAAGGGCAAGCGCATGTTCGTGTGGCTCACTGACGATAACCTGCGCCTTCCGCTAATACTTAAAGCCGAAATCTTTATAGGTTCCGTAACCGCCAAACTGGTAAAAAGAACTGTGGACCAGCCAGAGCTGAAGCGCTGA
- a CDS encoding HAD-IIIA family hydrolase yields the protein MKTWPILNKTTPKPAAFIDRDGTLTRDRAGIYVTETAGLKLYVRAARALRLLADKGYRLIVLTNQSGVARGYMSLECAKAINLRLKKLLKEKGARLDAVYFCPHGPDAGCSCRKPRTGLVREALKDFRTDLKASIVIGDKASDMQMAKKSGITPLFVTTGQGRGQLKKHPAALKGVSVFRDILSAARSAPDRIEPKNARCKRQNII from the coding sequence GTGAAAACCTGGCCGATTTTAAATAAAACCACTCCAAAACCCGCGGCTTTTATTGACCGCGACGGAACGCTCACACGCGATCGGGCCGGCATATATGTCACGGAAACCGCCGGTCTTAAACTTTACGTCCGTGCCGCGCGCGCTTTGCGGCTTTTGGCGGACAAAGGGTACCGCCTGATCGTGCTTACAAACCAGTCCGGCGTGGCCAGAGGATACATGAGCCTTGAATGCGCCAAGGCGATAAACCTTAGGCTGAAAAAACTGCTTAAGGAGAAAGGCGCGCGCCTTGACGCAGTATATTTCTGTCCGCACGGACCGGATGCCGGATGTTCCTGCCGCAAGCCGCGCACGGGCCTCGTAAGAGAGGCGCTGAAGGATTTCAGGACCGACCTGAAAGCTTCCATAGTAATAGGCGACAAAGCAAGCGACATGCAGATGGCAAAAAAATCCGGTATCACGCCTTTATTTGTCACCACCGGGCAGGGCCGCGGCCAGCTAAAAAAACACCCGGCGGCGTTAAAGGGCGTTTCCGTTTTCCGGGATATATTGTCGGCGGCGCGCAGCGCCCCGGACCGGATAGAGCCAAAAAATGCAAGGTGTAAAAGACAAAACATAATATAA
- the lpxK gene encoding tetraacyldisaccharide 4'-kinase, translated as MNFKKIRADLKSRRGGPLLLKILSRVYGGIINARKALYACGFFKTHSLAAPVVCFGNISTGGTGKTSTVSAAALELKRSGKKPAILLRGYKRQAPSKKLTELAGPGPFNPAEAGDEAFMLYNLVSSADIPVMVCADRFKAGTAAINNYGCDILLMDDGLQHLAMRRDLDIVLINATAPFHKDFLLPFGDLRENAMALKRAGAVIISHCEHATRGALEELSAEIKKINPGAALIESAHQPALFINAFTNETLAPKAFAGKKAVALSGIGDPESFESTLKNLKITVSQTWRYPDHHHFTREELMSLENTRGGESIITTYKDFSRFPPDWRELLTGGVYLLSVKIIFMRDGYRSLMNAVNSVFKEKDR; from the coding sequence ATGAACTTTAAAAAAATACGCGCCGATCTTAAAAGCCGCCGGGGCGGCCCCCTCCTGTTAAAAATCCTCTCCCGCGTTTACGGCGGCATTATTAACGCCAGGAAAGCGCTTTACGCCTGCGGATTTTTTAAAACCCATTCCCTTGCCGCGCCGGTTGTTTGTTTCGGTAATATCTCCACCGGAGGCACCGGTAAGACCTCGACAGTATCCGCGGCCGCTCTTGAACTTAAAAGATCCGGTAAAAAACCGGCCATCCTGCTGCGCGGCTATAAACGTCAGGCGCCCTCCAAAAAGCTGACGGAGCTGGCGGGCCCCGGCCCGTTTAATCCCGCCGAGGCCGGCGATGAGGCCTTTATGCTGTACAATCTGGTTTCATCCGCCGATATTCCGGTAATGGTTTGCGCCGACCGCTTTAAAGCGGGAACTGCCGCCATAAACAACTACGGCTGCGACATTTTACTTATGGACGACGGCCTGCAGCATTTGGCCATGCGCCGGGACCTGGACATAGTATTGATAAACGCCACCGCTCCTTTCCATAAAGATTTCCTGCTGCCTTTCGGGGATCTGCGCGAAAATGCCATGGCGCTTAAAAGAGCCGGAGCGGTTATAATATCCCACTGTGAACACGCCACGCGCGGCGCTCTGGAAGAGCTTTCAGCGGAAATTAAAAAGATCAATCCCGGCGCCGCTCTTATAGAGAGCGCCCATCAGCCGGCTTTATTCATAAACGCTTTCACTAACGAAACCCTGGCGCCAAAGGCGTTCGCGGGCAAAAAAGCCGTGGCGCTTTCCGGCATAGGAGACCCCGAATCTTTCGAGAGCACGCTTAAAAATTTAAAAATCACCGTCAGTCAGACCTGGCGCTATCCCGACCACCACCATTTTACGCGTGAAGAGCTGATGTCGCTTGAAAACACCCGCGGCGGCGAGAGCATTATCACGACCTACAAAGATTTTTCCCGTTTCCCCCCCGATTGGAGGGAACTGCTTACCGGCGGGGTGTATCTGCTCTCGGTAAAAATAATTTTTATGCGCGACGGCTACCGTTCGCTTATGAACGCCGTCAATTCTGTTTTCAAGGAAAAAGACCGGTGA
- a CDS encoding glycosyltransferase family 9 protein: protein MDFIPKKILLIQLRQIGDVLLTTPAAQVLKDNFPEAKLDFLTQAPCHEALSGNPFIDEVLVYRKESPVKWMLEVRKRKYDLVIDFMSNPRSALICFTSGAPLRAGPAYTSSAWAYSLKLTKSPLDHPYNPFFKIDSLRHLGLKNIFYPYPKIYIPETEKEAAEVSLKKAGFGGAGTLIGMAPASRRITRQWPREHYAALAALAAARLKAEVVIFWGPGEEELAHRIAAAAGSPLVKPAPRTPTLMSLAAMLSKTAVLVSNCNGVKHIAQAAGVPTLGIYGSSRPESWTPPNDPIHRVARDHSLPCAPCGSNECQQETIKCLSGLKPEMVFEELMSMPGLAKIQ, encoded by the coding sequence ATGGACTTTATTCCTAAAAAAATCCTTCTGATACAGCTCCGCCAGATAGGAGACGTGCTTCTGACCACGCCGGCGGCGCAGGTTTTAAAGGATAATTTTCCGGAGGCAAAGCTTGATTTTCTCACCCAAGCCCCCTGCCACGAGGCATTATCCGGCAATCCTTTCATAGACGAAGTGCTGGTCTACCGTAAGGAAAGCCCCGTAAAATGGATGCTGGAAGTGCGGAAAAGGAAATACGATCTGGTCATAGATTTCATGTCAAATCCGCGCTCGGCTCTTATATGTTTTACCAGCGGCGCGCCGCTCAGGGCGGGGCCGGCATACACGTCATCCGCCTGGGCATACAGTTTAAAGCTCACAAAAAGTCCCCTTGACCATCCGTATAACCCGTTCTTCAAAATAGACAGTCTCAGACATTTGGGGCTTAAAAATATTTTTTACCCCTATCCCAAAATTTACATTCCAGAAACAGAAAAAGAAGCGGCAGAAGTCAGCCTTAAGAAAGCCGGTTTCGGCGGCGCCGGGACGCTTATCGGCATGGCCCCGGCTTCGCGCAGGATAACCAGGCAATGGCCGCGAGAACATTATGCCGCGCTGGCCGCGCTGGCGGCAGCGCGGTTAAAAGCGGAAGTCGTAATATTCTGGGGCCCCGGAGAAGAGGAGTTGGCACACCGTATAGCCGCCGCTGCCGGAAGTCCCCTGGTAAAGCCTGCGCCGCGCACTCCCACGCTGATGAGCCTCGCTGCCATGCTTTCAAAGACCGCTGTCCTGGTTTCCAACTGCAACGGCGTCAAGCATATCGCGCAGGCAGCGGGCGTGCCGACGCTTGGCATATACGGGTCAAGCCGGCCGGAAAGCTGGACGCCGCCGAACGATCCGATTCACCGCGTAGCGCGCGATCACTCCCTTCCCTGCGCGCCCTGCGGCAGCAACGAATGTCAACAGGAAACAATAAAATGTCTCAGCGGTCTGAAACCGGAGATGGTATTTGAAGAATTAATGTCTATGCCGGGACTGGCAAAAATACAATGA
- a CDS encoding polysaccharide deacetylase family protein, producing the protein MEILIISVLFLTAAYLSGRWAWWRKKTPGLPVLCYHKIGTPPPGSKLKELWVTPAKFRRQVKHLLDNDYKTLLFSELLAACKGTAPLPKKAVVITFDDGYENNYTQAWPILRELGAKGNIFVVFNTIGKANTWHDPASEPWINMATAEMLLEMKKSGVMELGSHTMNHPHLGALEPEDAAWEMRESKKQLEVLLGGEICAFAYPYGDGAYSPAVRAQALSAGYSLDFSFTQGKTFWPWDRQKGPLDRLFIQGDENNVDLALHLSRGASRLF; encoded by the coding sequence ATGGAAATCCTGATAATTTCAGTTTTATTCCTGACTGCGGCCTATCTGAGCGGCCGTTGGGCCTGGTGGCGGAAAAAAACACCAGGCTTGCCCGTGCTGTGCTATCATAAAATCGGTACGCCTCCGCCCGGATCAAAGTTAAAAGAGCTTTGGGTAACGCCCGCTAAATTCCGGCGCCAGGTGAAACACCTGCTTGATAACGACTACAAAACCCTGCTCTTCTCAGAGCTTCTTGCGGCTTGTAAAGGCACGGCCCCCCTTCCTAAAAAAGCCGTGGTCATTACTTTTGACGACGGCTACGAGAACAACTATACCCAGGCCTGGCCCATACTTCGTGAACTGGGAGCGAAAGGGAATATCTTCGTGGTTTTCAATACCATCGGCAAGGCCAATACCTGGCATGATCCGGCCTCGGAACCATGGATAAACATGGCCACAGCCGAAATGCTGCTTGAAATGAAAAAAAGCGGAGTGATGGAATTGGGCTCCCACACCATGAACCACCCGCATCTTGGAGCGCTTGAGCCGGAAGACGCCGCCTGGGAAATGAGGGAATCAAAAAAACAGCTGGAAGTTTTGCTCGGCGGGGAAATATGTGCTTTCGCCTACCCATACGGAGACGGCGCCTATTCTCCTGCCGTGCGCGCACAGGCGCTGTCTGCCGGTTACAGCCTCGATTTCAGCTTTACGCAGGGCAAAACCTTCTGGCCATGGGACAGACAAAAAGGTCCGCTGGACAGGCTCTTTATACAGGGCGATGAAAACAACGTCGACCTGGCGCTGCATCTTTCCCGCGGAGCGTCAAGACTTTTTTAA